A genome region from Lytechinus pictus isolate F3 Inbred chromosome 14, Lp3.0, whole genome shotgun sequence includes the following:
- the LOC135156624 gene encoding uncharacterized protein LOC135156624, whose product MGSEVLYDYGLSTAEMHWKKIKQVSTSQLATSPPTYPQPMGSSNPSRQSPHMQIADSSVLDTVIIDQSHSTLDKNEGGAGVDQNLEPEDRQEIQARSRVLRVRTVEPQDPAQECQRRLKVVTEIASHSSLGEEASAPSANVAPTEETLAPIEDAIKAALEASACRDQHTKGCHDDRNKSFKRRCKRKREEDDSTVSDSDEDESDVSLYQPETNGSSDSHTSEESHWDDRETDHETDNPRKRVLKKHKSITSNLTATLPRVQHNESGYQDQWTDNQNSLVDLQTEEDDEDDSESEPDEDDIIRDTRVKSIYVKMVKKSSTTSAGAKKKSDRVYNSTHACPFCCKMVTNFSQHLRGKKHQREPEIMELMNLQESKNDDQTTQDVKQEKRKKLLSILRNRGDNMHNVKVLKKQKGELLLSRRMNESPFTKEDYGPCPSCLEWLKCSVISRHQRSCPAKQNNSQFLTKGSLLLQSNIISGRISGNPSLTLKKEVLPMMKHDQVGKVVREDALIIAIGNDYMKRNVGNRLMRKHYASAVMRLMARLLINLRSLATPFSGVKLEDYLVPQHFSHVAEATIKTCQPDDADEENLKAPSHALKLGTDLKRVTSIILANAIKKGDNSRRRAAKDFLTLMSIEWSTKLERVLLQERKNKKKQPLPLPKDVERFAVFLKEEALSADLKDYSYTNFRKNAIIALTNLICYNRRRPGEVQALSLADYSARKTGVDEVGREVLGKITKFEQYLIEAQDVIMIRGKHGKFVPLLISEHVRPILAFLTGNHVRSVAGIPTSNNYVFANCAAGVIRGGFAIAKMAAEAGLQLPERMRATNCRKFMATMIQGLDVTPQQQRWIIDHLGHTLDVHHIHYRATSDLLERIDIAKLLLMMDFGKIADFKGQKIQDIQLDELYDKTGIDENTCTANETGVDENTYTVDETGGDQEEEFIPDLMQLEETLDGDVPVSVERIQRKRKATTRHNWSTEEINEVNKLFKSFLDSDKTPGEKAVAAAMRKSKQNGGSIWKLKLKNIKSKVSWIRLHVNKKYH is encoded by the exons ATGGGATCTGAAGTTTTATATGATTATGGATTATCAACAGCTGAAATGCATTGGAAAAAG ATAAAGCAAGTTAGCACTTCTCAGCTGGCTACCTCTCCTCCCACCTACCCTCAACCTATGGGATCCTCTAACCCTTCAAGACAGTCACCGCACATGCAGATAGCTGACTCCTCTGTCCTAGACACAGTAATCATTGATCAAAGCCATTCAACCCTAGACAAGA ATGAGGGAGGAGCTGGAGTAGATCAAAATTTAGAACCAGAAGACAGACAGGAGATACAGGCCAGAAGTAGGGTTTTGAGAGTTAGAACTGTTGAACCCCAAGATCCTGCACAAGAGTGCCAGAGGAGGTTAAAAGTTGTCACAGAAATAGCTTCCCATTCTTCGTTGGGGGAAGAGGCAAGTGCTCCATCTGCTAACGTAGCACCAACAGAAGAAACATTAGCTCCGATTGAAGATGCAATAAAGGCTGCTCTGGAGGCATCTGCATGTAGAGATCAGCACACCAAAG GTTGCCATGATGACAGGAACAAATCATTTAAGAGAAGGTGTAAGAGAAAACGGGAAGAGGATGATAGCACTGTGTCTGATAGTGATGAAGACGAGTCAGATGTTTCACTGTACCAGCCTGAGACCAATGGTTCATCGGACTCACATACGTCAGAGGAATCACATTGGGATGACAGGGAAACTGATCATGAGACAGATAATCCACGAAAGAGAGTACTGAAAAAACATAAAAGTATCACATCCAACCTCACCGCTACTCTGCCAAGAGTTCAGCATAATGAAAGTGGATATCAAGACCAGTGGACAGATAATCAGAACAGTCTTGTAGACCTTCAAactgaagaagatgatgaggatgatagtGAAAGTGAGCCTGACGAAGATGACATCATCAGAGATACACGTGTGAAATCAATATATGTAAAAATGGTGAAAAAATCATCCACTACATCTGCAGGTGCAAAGAAAAAATCAGATAGAGTATATAACTCTACTCATGCTTGCCCATTCTGTTGTAAAATGGTAACAAACTTTTCTCAGCACCTGCGTGGAAAGAAGCATCAAAGAGAACCTGAAATCATGGAACTAATGAACTTACAGGAGTCAAAAAATGATGACCAAACTACCCAAGATGTCAAAcaagagaagagaaagaagcTCCTCTCAATTCTCAGAAACAGAGGTGACAACATGCACAATGTTAAAGtcttgaaaaaacaaaaagggGAACTGCTGTTGTCACGGAGAATGAATGAAAGTCCTTTTACCAAGGAAGACTATGGGCCGTGCCCTTCTTGCTTAGAATGGTTGAAATGCAGTGTTATTTCACGGCATCAGAGATCATGTCCAGCAAAGCAAAACAACTCTCAGTTTCTCACAAAAGGAAGCCTGCTGCTTCAAAGTAACATTATATCCGGAAGAATCTCTGGAAATCCAAGCCTTACTCTGAAAAAAGAAGTACTCCCAATGATGAAGCATGATCAAGTAGGAAAAGTGGTCAGGGAGGATGCACTCATCATTGCAATCGGCAATGACTACATGAAGCGTAACGTTGGGAATCGACTGATGCGGAAGCATTATGCTTCTGCTGTGATGCGGCTAATGGCAAGGCTGTTAATCAATTTGAGATCACTTGCCACACCATTCTCAGGTGTGAAACTGGAGGATTATCTTGTTCCTCAACATTTCAGTCATGTGGCTGAAGCCACAATAAAAACATGCCAGCCAGATGATGCAGATGAGGAAAACCTAAAAGCTCCCTCACATGCCCTGAAATTGGGGACTGACTTAAAGAGAGTTACATCGATCATTCTTGCCAATGCAATCAAGAAGGGAGATAATTCAAGAAGAAGAGCAGCAAAAGACTTTTTGACACTTATGTCAATAGAGTGGTCAACTAAGCTAGAAAGGGTGCTGTTGCAAGAAcgaaagaacaagaaaaaacagCCTTTGCCTCTACCCAAGGATGTGGAACGGTTTGCAGTCTTCCTGAAGGAAGAAGCATTGAGTGCTGATCTGAAGGATTACTCATACACAAACTTCCGCAAAAATGCAATCATTGCTCTGACCAACCTCATATGTTACAACAGACGGAGACCTGGAGAGGTGCAAGCACTATC gttgGCTGACTACAGTGCGAGAAAAACGGGCGTAGATGAAGTTGGTAGGGAGGTCCTTGGCAAGATTACCAAGTTTGAACAGTACCTCATTGAGGCCCAAGATGTAATCATGATCAGAGGCAAG CATGGCAAGTTTGTACCGCTTCTCATCAGTGAACATGTTCGCCCGATCTTAGCATTCTTAACAGGAAACCATGTAAGGTCTGTGGCAGGAATACCTACATCAAACAACTATGTGTTCGCAAATTGTG CTGCTGGCGTCATCAGAGGAGGGTTTGCCATTGCAAAAATGGCTGCTGAGGCGGGACTGCAATTACCAGAGAGAATGAGAGCTACAAATTGCCGCAAATTCATGGCTACCATGATTCAG GGACTAGATGTAACACCACAGCAACAGCGCTGGATAATCGACCATCTTGGGCATACCCTTGATGTTCACCACATACACTACAGAGCAACATCTGACCTTCTGGAGAGGATTGACATTGCAAAGCTTTTGCTGATGATGGACTTCGGAAAGATTGCTGACTTCAAAGGGCAGAAAATACAGGATATACAACTAGATG AGTTGTACGATAAGACAGGCATTGATGAAAACACATGTACAGCAAATGAGACAGGAGTTGATGAGAACACATATACTGTAGATGAGACAGGAGGTGATCAAGAGGAGGAATTCATCCCTGACTTAATGCAATTGGAGGAAACATTGGATGGTGATGTGCCAGTGT CTGTAGAAAGAATACAGAGAAAGAGGAAAGCGACAACAAGGCATAACTGGAGTACTGAAGAGATCAACGAAGTGAATAAACTTTTCAAGTCTTTCCTAGACAGTGACAAAACTCCAGGAGAGAAGGCAGTTGCAGCTGCTATGCGTAAAAGCAAACAGAATGGTGGTTCCATATGGAAATTAAAGCTAAAAAACATTAAGTCTAAAGTAAGCTGGATCCGACTACATGTCAATAAGAAATACCATTAA